One Brassica napus cultivar Da-Ae chromosome A1, Da-Ae, whole genome shotgun sequence genomic region harbors:
- the LOC106353112 gene encoding tuberculostearic acid methyltransferase UfaA1, with the protein MVTPLSNPKHMVLSLTEKGARFFFTRFLRNFISTGCVTILEEGGSVYTFAGKNSRCHLKSVLVIHSPQFYWKVMTQADLGLADAYINGDFSFVDKERGLLDLLMILIANKELNSNNSNHAKRRGWWTPMFLTASLASAKHFLKHASRQNTLTQARRNISRHYDLSNELFALFLDDTMTYSSAVFKSNDEDLRTAQMRKISLLIDKTAFLYCSVENVENIGIHYYQTLRCWRKTFLERQKQIIDLGFDDKFIRTWEYYFDYCAAGFKTLTLGNYQVVFSRPGNVAALGDPFHCFPSAQS; encoded by the exons ATGGTGACTCCCCTGAGCAACCCGAAACACATGGTCCTGTCTCTAACCGAGAAAGGGGCTAGGTTTTTCTTTACTAGATTCTTGAGAAATTTCATATCGACGGGTTGTGTAAC AATACTTGAAGAAGGAGGATCCGTGTACACTTTCGCCGGCAAGAATTCAAGATGTCACTTAAAATCTGTCCTAGTGATTCACAGTCCTCAGTTTTACTGGAAG GTTATGACACAAGCAGATTTAGGTCTTGCTGATGCTTATATCAATGGAGATTTTTCGTTTGTTGATAAAGAAAGAGGACTTTTGGATCTGCTCATG ATACTCATTGCTAACAAAGAATTAAACTCAAACAACTCAAATCATGCTAAGAGAAG GGGATGGTGGACACCAATGTTTCTGACTGCCAGTTTGGCATCTGCAAAGCATTTTCTAAAGCATGCCTCTAGGCAGAACACATTAACTCAAGCTCGAAGGAACATTTCTCGTCACTATGACCTT AGTAATGAGCTTTTTGCTTTGTTCTTGGATGATACCATGACTTATTCCTCTGCGGTATTCAAG TCGAATGATGAGGATCTGAGAACTGcacaaatgagaaaaatatctCTTCTGATTGataag ACGGCATTTTTGTATTGCag CGTTGAAAACGTGGAGAACATTGGGATTCATTACTACCAGACACTGAGATGCTGGAGGAAGACTTTCTTGGAAAGACAAAA ACAAATCATTGATCTTGGATTTGATGATAAGTTCATAAGGACATGGGAATATTATTTTGACTATTGTGCAGCTGGATTCAAGACACTTACCCTTGGAAACTACCAG GTAGTGTTTTCACGTCCGGGAAATGTAGCTGCACTCGGCGATCCATTTCATTGCTTCCCTTCTGCTCAGAGTTAA
- the LOC125576662 gene encoding uncharacterized protein LOC125576662: MEVSDMSFSVSLDSGRGCEWGCRSLSSLFAQKRNIFSPYFWKMITEIKKFKEDVLKYLEDQERNLDMDRTKTLGGFLKSHGYSDLFQKAYLVPVCSLIWSCPADSVLHFSAYSVLSFCRNHHLLQIFGRPQWLTVAGRSQTYVAKVRAELEQRGCKFRTSCKVESVATSEDGCVIVTTEEGSQEVYDKCILAVHAPDALKLLGDQVTHDETRVLGAFQYAYSDLYLHRDTDLMPRNTSAWSAWNFLGDSENKASLTYWLNIIQNLGEERDPFFLTINPEHTPKETLFKWTTGHPLPSVSTWKASQELHKIQGKRGIWFCGAYQGYGFHEDGLKALLNYIINTVQCSS, from the exons ATGGAGGTTTCAGACATGTCTTTCTCAGTAAGCCTTGACAGTGGCCGAGGTTGCGAATGGGGATGCCGCAGCCTTTCCAGCTTGTTTGCTCAGAAGAGAAACATTTTCAGTCCGTATTTTTGGAAAATGATCACAGAAATAAAGAAGTTTAAGGAAGACGTCCTAAAATATTTAGAAGATCAGGAGCGTAACCTTGACATGGACCGAACAAAAACCCTAGGAGGGTTTCTCAAGTCTCATGGTTACTCTGACTTATTTCAAAAGGCTTACTTG GTACCAGTATGTAGTTTGATATGGTCATGTCCAGCAGACAGTGTCCTTCACTTTTCGGCTTATTCTGTTCTTTCATTTTGTCGCAATCACCATTTGCTTCAG ATATTTGGGAGGCCACAATGGCTAACTGTTGCTGGACGTTCTCAGACATATGTGGCAAAG GTAAGGGCAGAACTGGAGCAACGAGGATGTAAATTCAGAACAAGTTGCAAAGTAGAATCTGTTGCGACATCTGAGGATGGTTGTGTCATAGTAACTACTGAAGAAGGATCTCAAGAAGTATACGATAAATGCATATTAGCTGTGCATGCACCAGATGCTCTGAAATTGCTTGGAGATCAAGTTACACATGATGAAACTAGGGTTCTCGGTGCTTTCCAGTATGCTTACAG CGATCTTTATCTCCATCGTGACACTGATCTGATGCCACGGAACACTTCTGCTTGGAGCGCTTGGAATTTCCTAGGAGATTCTGAAAATAAAGCGAGCCTCACATATTGGCTCAATATAATTCAG AATCTTGGAGAAGAACGTGATCCATTCTTTCTCACCATTAATCCTGAACATACCCCGAAGGAAACATTGTTCAAATGGACCACTGGTCACCCTCTGCCCTCTGTTTCCACTTGGAAAGCTTCTCAAGAGCTGCACAAGATTCAAGGGAAGCGTGGTATATGGTTCTGTGGTGCATATCAAG GATATGGTTTCCATGAAGACGGACTAAAGGCATTGCTCAATTACATAATTAATACAGTTCAGTGTTCCTCTTGA